One Streptomyces drozdowiczii DNA segment encodes these proteins:
- a CDS encoding transcriptional regulator: MAARPLVARQPNERLQALIQEAGCSNAGLARRVNMVGAERGLDLRYDKTSVARWLRGQQPRGRAPGTIAEALGRKLGRTVTIDEIGMANGKNLASGVGLQFAPTVIGAIEQVCELWRSDVGRRDFLTGSAVASSALVEPSRDWLITGADPQVARASGSRVGMADVEAVRATTAALVDLDHRFGSGHVRPVLVHYLNSVVSGLLSGAYRESTGRQLFAAVSRLTELAGYMAIDTGQPGLAQRYYIQALRLAQAAGDRAYGGYVLAASMSHLAAQLGNPREIAQLARAAQEGARGRVTPRAEAMFYAAEARGHALLGDARTCLEIAGRAEAALERAEPDSGDDPDWIAHFDHAYLADELAHCHRDLGQAEAAARRAKESLDGHPESRARRRGIGLALLATAQVQLREVEQACHTGTRAMELLGTVRSTRGAEYLEDLQQRLLPYGDEPAVREFGARLELQAA; the protein is encoded by the coding sequence ATGGCAGCCAGGCCACTCGTCGCACGTCAGCCGAACGAACGGCTCCAGGCGCTCATCCAGGAAGCCGGATGCTCCAACGCGGGCCTGGCCCGCCGGGTCAACATGGTCGGCGCCGAACGCGGCCTCGACCTCCGCTACGACAAGACCTCCGTGGCCCGCTGGCTGCGCGGCCAGCAGCCGCGCGGCCGGGCGCCGGGCACCATCGCCGAGGCGCTGGGCCGCAAGCTCGGCCGTACGGTCACGATCGACGAGATCGGCATGGCCAACGGCAAGAACCTCGCCTCGGGCGTCGGCCTCCAGTTCGCGCCGACGGTGATCGGGGCGATCGAGCAGGTCTGCGAGCTGTGGCGCAGCGACGTCGGCCGCCGCGACTTCCTCACCGGCTCGGCGGTCGCCTCGTCCGCGCTCGTGGAGCCCAGCCGCGACTGGCTGATCACCGGCGCCGACCCGCAGGTCGCCCGGGCCTCCGGGTCCCGGGTCGGGATGGCGGACGTGGAGGCGGTGCGGGCGACGACGGCCGCGCTGGTCGACCTCGACCACCGCTTCGGCAGCGGGCATGTGCGCCCGGTCCTCGTGCACTACCTCAACAGCGTGGTCTCCGGGCTCCTTTCGGGGGCGTACCGCGAATCGACGGGCCGTCAGCTCTTCGCCGCGGTCTCCCGGCTCACCGAACTCGCCGGCTACATGGCCATCGACACCGGTCAGCCGGGCCTGGCCCAGCGCTACTACATCCAAGCCCTGCGCCTCGCGCAGGCGGCGGGCGACCGGGCCTACGGCGGCTATGTGCTGGCCGCCTCGATGAGCCACCTCGCCGCCCAGCTCGGCAACCCGCGCGAGATCGCCCAGCTGGCGCGGGCCGCGCAGGAGGGGGCGCGCGGCCGGGTCACCCCGCGCGCGGAGGCGATGTTCTACGCGGCGGAGGCGCGCGGCCACGCGCTGCTCGGAGACGCCCGCACCTGCCTGGAGATCGCGGGCCGGGCCGAGGCCGCCCTGGAGCGGGCCGAGCCGGACAGCGGGGACGACCCGGACTGGATCGCCCACTTCGACCACGCCTACCTCGCGGACGAACTCGCCCACTGCCACCGGGACCTGGGGCAGGCGGAGGCCGCCGCGCGCCGGGCGAAGGAGTCCCTGGACGGCCACCCGGAGTCCCGCGCCCGGCGCCGCGGCATCGGCCTCGCGCTGCTGGCCACGGCCCAGGTGCAACTGCGCGAGGTGGAGCAGGCGTGCCACACGGGGACCCGGGCGATGGAGCTGCTCGGCACGGTGCGCTCGACCCGGGGCGCGGAGTATCTGGAGGACCTTCAGCAGCGCCTCCTGCCGTACGGGGACGAGCCCGCGGTACGCGAGTTCGGGGCGCGGCTGGAGCTCCAGGCGGCGTGA
- a CDS encoding ABC transporter ATP-binding protein, which produces MPDRMQDDGTDLPRAAPPAVRVQGLWKRFGEQTAVAGIDLELPAGRFIGLVGPNGAGKTTTLSMVTGLLRPDQGRIEIGGRDVWGDPVEVKSRIGVLPEGLRLFERLSGRELLAYTGRLRGLPGHEVDSRATQLLDVLDLAGSQHKLVIDYSTGMRKKIGLAAALLHNPEVLFLDEPFEGVDPVSAQTIRKVLERYTRSGATVVFSSHVMELVESLCDWVAVMAAGAIRAQGPLAEVRGEASSLQNAFLELVGAGDRDTGETLDWLGGDR; this is translated from the coding sequence ATGCCGGACCGGATGCAAGACGACGGAACAGACCTGCCGCGGGCGGCACCGCCCGCGGTGCGCGTCCAGGGGCTGTGGAAACGGTTCGGCGAGCAGACCGCGGTCGCCGGCATCGATCTGGAGCTGCCCGCGGGCAGGTTCATCGGCCTGGTGGGGCCCAACGGGGCGGGGAAGACCACCACGCTCTCGATGGTCACCGGTCTGCTCCGGCCCGATCAGGGGCGGATCGAGATCGGCGGGCGCGACGTCTGGGGCGACCCGGTCGAGGTGAAGTCCCGGATCGGGGTCCTGCCCGAGGGCCTGCGGCTCTTCGAGCGGCTGTCCGGCCGCGAACTCCTCGCCTACACCGGCCGGTTGCGCGGGCTGCCGGGGCACGAGGTGGACAGCAGGGCCACCCAGCTGCTCGACGTGCTGGACCTGGCGGGCTCCCAGCACAAGCTGGTCATCGACTACTCGACCGGGATGCGCAAGAAGATCGGGCTCGCCGCCGCCCTGCTGCACAACCCCGAAGTCCTCTTCCTGGACGAGCCGTTCGAGGGCGTCGACCCCGTCTCGGCGCAGACCATCCGCAAGGTCCTGGAGCGCTACACGCGGTCCGGGGCGACCGTCGTCTTCTCCAGCCATGTGATGGAGCTGGTCGAGTCGCTGTGCGACTGGGTGGCCGTCATGGCGGCCGGTGCCATCCGCGCCCAGGGCCCCCTGGCCGAGGTGCGCGGCGAGGCGTCCTCCCTCCAGAACGCGTTCCTGGAGCTGGTCGGCGCGGGCGACCGCGACACCGGCGAGACCCTGGACTGGCTGGGCGGCGACCGATGA
- a CDS encoding PAS domain-containing protein → MPRVTFEFNGLTCGYGGHVSQGVRDERFHEQGTAGAIPGAELLAALLDGMDAALCAFDADGTVTHWNREAERVLGWSADEAVGRPGLAGWAVRRADADEVQGRLMAVMDAPGRQVHEFALLRKDGGRVLVRTQSAGVRGADGKPAGVYCAFSEVHAQIDLERAIALSEALFEDASWGVVLVDVDLRPTVVNAHAARALGGGRTTMLGRPLGELIAQGVEELEGALQHVLAEGAPDAPPAELWVTLRGGEGTRRRCWRSGFLRLASPLTEEPVPLGAGWVFQDVTDARLAAQEADRLRFRSNQLHRASRSAAECEDPMEAAMASLDFALAGFADHALVDLVAGERLVRAAATPADAPGPCLPVAGGGIPLRYAPGHPALQAVDRTGSVRTSAGAGRTDGEWARQRQWPPDAVHALSTVLRSRGRTLGVVTFLRSAHRAAFERPDAMYAESVAARVAASVDLHLSSPSGD, encoded by the coding sequence GGGATGAGCGCTTCCACGAGCAGGGGACGGCCGGTGCCATTCCCGGGGCGGAGCTGCTGGCGGCGCTCCTCGACGGGATGGACGCGGCGCTCTGCGCCTTCGACGCGGACGGCACCGTCACCCACTGGAACCGCGAGGCCGAACGCGTCCTCGGCTGGTCCGCCGACGAGGCCGTGGGCCGGCCCGGCCTGGCCGGCTGGGCGGTGCGCCGGGCCGACGCGGACGAGGTGCAGGGGCGGCTGATGGCGGTGATGGACGCGCCGGGGCGCCAGGTCCACGAGTTCGCGCTGCTGCGCAAGGACGGCGGCCGGGTCCTGGTGCGCACCCAGTCCGCCGGGGTCCGGGGCGCGGACGGCAAGCCGGCCGGGGTGTACTGCGCGTTCAGCGAGGTCCACGCCCAGATCGACCTGGAACGGGCCATCGCGCTCAGCGAGGCCCTGTTCGAGGACGCCTCCTGGGGCGTCGTCCTGGTCGACGTGGACCTGCGCCCCACCGTCGTCAACGCCCATGCCGCCCGCGCCCTGGGCGGCGGCCGTACGACGATGCTGGGGCGGCCGCTCGGCGAGCTGATCGCCCAGGGGGTCGAGGAGCTGGAGGGCGCCCTTCAGCACGTCCTCGCCGAGGGGGCGCCGGACGCGCCGCCCGCCGAGCTGTGGGTGACGCTGCGCGGCGGTGAGGGCACCCGCCGTCGCTGCTGGCGCAGCGGCTTCCTGCGGCTGGCGTCCCCGCTCACCGAGGAGCCCGTGCCGCTGGGCGCCGGCTGGGTCTTCCAGGACGTCACGGACGCCCGGCTCGCCGCCCAGGAGGCGGACCGGCTCCGCTTCCGCTCCAACCAGCTGCACCGCGCCTCGCGGTCCGCCGCGGAGTGCGAGGACCCGATGGAGGCCGCGATGGCGTCGCTCGACTTCGCGCTGGCCGGGTTCGCGGACCACGCGCTGGTCGACCTGGTGGCGGGGGAGCGGCTGGTCCGGGCGGCGGCCACCCCGGCGGACGCCCCGGGCCCCTGCCTCCCGGTGGCGGGCGGCGGCATCCCCTTGCGGTACGCGCCGGGCCACCCGGCCCTCCAGGCGGTGGACCGCACCGGCTCGGTGCGTACGTCGGCGGGAGCGGGCCGTACGGACGGCGAGTGGGCCCGGCAGCGGCAGTGGCCCCCGGACGCGGTCCACGCCCTCTCCACGGTCCTGCGCAGCCGCGGCCGCACCCTGGGCGTGGTGACGTTCCTCCGCTCCGCGCACCGCGCCGCGTTCGAACGCCCGGACGCGATGTACGCGGAGAGCGTGGCGGCCCGGGTGGCCGCGTCGGTGGACCTGCACCTGTCGAGCCCGTCCGGCGATTGA
- a CDS encoding metal-dependent transcriptional regulator, with the protein MSGLIDTTEMYLRTILELEEEGVVPMRARIAERLDQSGPTVSQTVARMERDGLVQVAGDRHLELTEEGRRLATRVMRKHRLAECLLVDVIGLEWEQVHAEACRWEHVMSEAVERRVLELLRHPTESPYGNPIPGLEELGESAEADPFLDEGMVSLSDLDPGSDGKTVVVRRIGEPIQTDAQLMYTLRRAGVQPGSVVSVTQSPGGVLVGSSGEAAELDSEIASHVFVAKK; encoded by the coding sequence ATGTCCGGACTGATCGACACCACGGAGATGTATCTCCGCACCATCCTCGAACTCGAAGAGGAAGGCGTGGTCCCCATGCGCGCCCGGATCGCGGAACGGCTGGACCAGAGCGGTCCGACCGTGAGCCAGACCGTGGCGCGCATGGAGCGCGACGGCCTGGTGCAGGTCGCGGGGGACCGGCACCTGGAGCTGACGGAGGAGGGCCGCCGCCTGGCGACCCGCGTCATGCGCAAGCACCGGCTGGCCGAGTGCCTGCTGGTCGACGTGATCGGCCTGGAGTGGGAGCAGGTCCACGCCGAGGCGTGTCGGTGGGAACACGTCATGAGCGAGGCGGTCGAGCGCCGGGTGCTGGAGCTGCTCCGCCACCCGACGGAGTCGCCGTACGGGAATCCGATCCCGGGTCTGGAGGAGCTGGGCGAGAGCGCCGAGGCCGACCCGTTCCTCGACGAGGGCATGGTCAGCCTGTCCGATCTCGACCCGGGCAGCGACGGCAAGACGGTGGTGGTCCGCCGGATCGGGGAGCCGATCCAGACGGACGCCCAGCTGATGTACACGCTGCGGCGGGCGGGCGTACAGCCCGGCTCCGTGGTCAGCGTGACCCAGTCGCCCGGCGGGGTGCTGGTCGGCAGCAGCGGCGAGGCGGCGGAGCTGGACTCCGAGATCGCCTCGCACGTCTTCGTGGCGAAGAAGTAG
- a CDS encoding SIS domain-containing protein, which produces MSESKLAGQFFDAAIGLLGRVRDEEAGNIAAAGAAIADTVEAGGRLFAFGAGHSSLAAQDVVYRAGGLALMNLMVVPGALGVDVMPATLGSALERVDGLAGAVLDSSPAKSGDVLVIISLSGRNALPVEMALNARALGLKVIGVTSVAYAENTRSRHSSGGFLRDHCDIVLDSKIAIGDAELEVDGIEAPFAPASTVVTSAIMQSMMAAAAERLLERGIEPPLLRSGNVDGGHEWNGRVMTQYADRIFYRH; this is translated from the coding sequence ATGAGCGAAAGCAAGCTGGCCGGTCAGTTCTTCGATGCGGCGATCGGCCTGCTGGGGAGGGTGCGGGACGAGGAGGCCGGGAACATCGCGGCCGCCGGTGCCGCCATCGCCGACACCGTCGAGGCGGGCGGCCGGCTCTTCGCCTTCGGCGCCGGGCACTCCTCGCTCGCCGCGCAGGACGTCGTCTACCGCGCGGGCGGGCTCGCCCTGATGAACCTCATGGTCGTCCCCGGGGCCCTCGGCGTGGACGTCATGCCCGCGACCCTCGGCTCGGCCCTGGAACGGGTGGACGGCCTCGCGGGCGCGGTGCTCGACTCCAGCCCCGCGAAGTCCGGCGACGTCCTCGTGATCATCTCGCTCTCCGGGCGCAACGCGCTGCCCGTCGAGATGGCGCTCAACGCCCGCGCGCTGGGCCTGAAGGTCATCGGCGTCACCTCGGTCGCGTACGCGGAGAACACCCGGTCCCGGCACAGCTCGGGCGGCTTCCTGCGGGACCACTGCGACATCGTCCTCGACAGCAAGATCGCGATCGGCGACGCGGAGCTGGAGGTGGACGGCATCGAGGCGCCGTTCGCGCCGGCGTCCACGGTGGTCACCAGCGCGATCATGCAGAGCATGATGGCCGCGGCGGCGGAGCGGTTGCTGGAGCGGGGGATCGAGCCCCCGCTGCTGCGGTCGGGGAACGTGGACGGCGGCCACGAGTGGAACGGGCGCGTGATGACGCAGTACGCGGACCGGATCTTCTACCGGCACTGA
- a CDS encoding bifunctional DNA primase/polymerase has protein sequence MEAAQVPRQRVEQLLDAAVRYTEERHWDVCPGTWLEPSGGGRRCSCGEEACAAPGAHPTGEGWADGATGSGAAARRMWTQRPGAAVLLPTGRAFDAVDVPESAGFLALARMERMSLPLGPVTRTPDRRMQFFVLPGAAAKADDLVRRAGWNAASIGLRGVGEGGYVVAPPTRVGGVGAVQWARSPTTANRWLPEVEELIGPLAYACGRAAADTRQKRLS, from the coding sequence ATGGAAGCCGCACAGGTCCCCCGGCAGCGCGTGGAGCAGCTGCTCGACGCCGCCGTGCGGTACACGGAGGAGAGGCACTGGGACGTGTGCCCGGGCACCTGGCTGGAGCCGTCCGGCGGCGGCCGCCGGTGCTCGTGCGGCGAGGAGGCGTGCGCCGCGCCCGGCGCCCATCCCACCGGGGAGGGCTGGGCGGACGGCGCCACCGGCAGCGGCGCGGCGGCCCGCCGGATGTGGACCCAGCGGCCGGGGGCGGCGGTGCTGCTGCCCACCGGGCGCGCGTTCGACGCCGTGGACGTGCCGGAGTCGGCGGGCTTCCTGGCGCTCGCCCGGATGGAGCGGATGAGCCTGCCGCTCGGCCCGGTCACCCGCACCCCGGACCGCCGCATGCAGTTCTTCGTGCTGCCCGGCGCCGCCGCGAAGGCGGACGACCTGGTCCGCCGGGCCGGGTGGAACGCCGCGTCGATCGGCCTGCGCGGGGTCGGCGAGGGCGGTTACGTCGTCGCGCCGCCGACCCGGGTCGGCGGGGTCGGCGCGGTGCAGTGGGCCCGCTCCCCCACGACCGCCAACCGCTGGCTGCCCGAGGTCGAGGAGCTGATCGGGCCGCTCGCGTACGCCTGCGGGCGCGCGGCGGCCGACACGCGCCAGAAGCGCCTTTCGTAG
- a CDS encoding alpha/beta fold hydrolase yields MARRIEVTGSDGVRLAAWEFADPPRAGADGAPAPAVLLLHGLMGRASHWAPVAGWLAERHRPVGLDQRGHGDSGKPAEGPYTRDAYVADAEAVIEQLGLAPVTLVGHSMGALTAWQLAAKRPDLVRALVVCDMRASALGAASQREWEDWFGSWPLPFASPEAVRRWFGEEDPWAEGPSPSRGAFYAEVMAERDGGWWPVFSRRQMLESRATWVFDAHWEELAQVRCPTLVLRGLDGELGRAEAQEMVRVLPRGQYAEVADAGHLVHFDQPEGWRAAVEPFLEQLSEDARGDREPVSP; encoded by the coding sequence ATGGCGCGGCGCATCGAAGTGACCGGATCGGACGGCGTACGCCTCGCGGCCTGGGAGTTCGCCGACCCGCCCCGCGCGGGCGCGGACGGCGCCCCCGCCCCCGCCGTGTTACTGCTGCACGGACTGATGGGCCGGGCCTCGCACTGGGCGCCCGTCGCCGGCTGGCTCGCCGAGCGGCACCGCCCGGTCGGCCTCGACCAGCGCGGCCACGGCGACAGCGGGAAGCCGGCCGAAGGCCCCTACACCCGCGACGCCTACGTGGCGGACGCCGAGGCGGTCATCGAACAGCTGGGGCTCGCCCCCGTCACCCTCGTCGGCCACTCCATGGGAGCGCTCACCGCCTGGCAGCTCGCCGCCAAGCGCCCCGACCTGGTGCGCGCGCTCGTCGTCTGCGACATGCGCGCCTCCGCGCTCGGCGCGGCCTCGCAGCGCGAGTGGGAGGACTGGTTCGGGAGCTGGCCGCTCCCCTTCGCCTCGCCCGAAGCCGTGCGGCGGTGGTTCGGCGAGGAGGACCCCTGGGCGGAGGGCCCCAGCCCGTCCCGGGGCGCGTTCTACGCCGAGGTGATGGCCGAGCGGGACGGCGGCTGGTGGCCCGTGTTCTCCCGCCGCCAGATGCTGGAGTCCCGCGCCACCTGGGTGTTCGACGCGCACTGGGAGGAGCTGGCCCAGGTCCGCTGCCCGACGCTGGTGCTGCGCGGCCTGGACGGCGAGCTGGGCCGGGCGGAGGCCCAGGAGATGGTCCGGGTGCTGCCGCGCGGTCAGTACGCCGAGGTGGCCGACGCCGGCCACCTCGTGCACTTCGACCAGCCGGAGGGCTGGCGCGCCGCGGTCGAACCCTTCCTCGAACAGCTCTCCGAGGACGCCCGGGGCGACCGCGAGCCCGTATCCCCGTAA